The following proteins are encoded in a genomic region of Rhodoferax aquaticus:
- the rffA gene encoding dTDP-4-amino-4,6-dideoxygalactose transaminase, with translation MKKDNSRIPFNVPHMTGKELNYIAQAHFNGMLAGDGPFTKSCHDWLQMRTNAKKALLTNSCTAALEMAALLLDIAPGDEVIMPSFTFVSTANAFVLRGAVPVFVDIRLDTLNIDERLIEDAITSRTKAIAVVHYAGVSCEMDIIMDIAARRGLFVVEDAAQGVMSSYKGRPLGSIGDLGAYSFHETKNVISGEGGALIVNREDFAVQSEIIREKGTDRTRFFRGEVDKYTWQSIGSSFLPGELIAAFLWAQLEEAEAITNKRLVSWQVYDKLIEPLEVAGAIRRPIVPAECTHNAHMYYVLVSPDTDRQAVLNEFRRQSIATVFHYIPLHSSPAGIRYGRVHGSMEVTTTQSERLIRLPLWFGITSEQQREIVGILSKTLGMQP, from the coding sequence ATGAAGAAGGACAATTCTCGGATTCCTTTCAATGTCCCGCATATGACTGGAAAGGAGCTCAATTACATTGCACAGGCCCACTTTAACGGCATGCTCGCAGGCGATGGTCCTTTTACAAAGTCCTGTCACGACTGGCTGCAGATGCGCACCAACGCCAAAAAAGCGCTGTTGACAAACTCTTGTACTGCTGCGTTGGAGATGGCGGCGTTGTTACTGGATATTGCGCCTGGCGACGAAGTTATCATGCCTTCGTTCACGTTCGTCTCCACGGCAAACGCCTTCGTTCTTCGTGGGGCAGTACCTGTATTTGTTGATATTCGTCTAGACACGCTCAATATCGATGAGCGCCTGATAGAGGATGCGATTACAAGCCGCACCAAAGCCATTGCGGTGGTTCACTACGCTGGCGTCTCTTGCGAGATGGACATAATCATGGATATTGCCGCGAGACGTGGCTTGTTCGTGGTTGAAGACGCCGCTCAAGGCGTCATGTCGAGCTACAAGGGAAGGCCCTTGGGGAGCATTGGCGATTTAGGTGCTTATAGCTTTCACGAGACAAAGAACGTGATTTCTGGCGAAGGTGGCGCACTGATTGTCAACCGCGAGGACTTTGCAGTTCAGTCAGAGATCATTCGAGAGAAGGGCACTGATCGCACTCGATTCTTCAGGGGCGAGGTTGATAAGTACACTTGGCAATCAATTGGTTCGTCCTTTTTGCCTGGCGAGTTGATTGCTGCTTTCCTTTGGGCACAGCTCGAAGAGGCTGAGGCCATTACCAACAAAAGGTTGGTGAGTTGGCAGGTGTACGACAAATTGATAGAACCTTTGGAAGTCGCTGGAGCCATTCGTCGACCGATTGTTCCCGCTGAGTGCACTCACAACGCCCATATGTATTATGTATTAGTGTCACCTGACACTGACCGGCAGGCAGTGTTAAACGAGTTCAGGCGCCAAAGCATTGCCACGGTATTTCACTATATCCCACTGCATTCGTCGCCAGCCGGAATACGTTATGGCAGAGTACATGGCTCGATGGAAGTGACCACCACACAGTCTGAACGACTAATTCGGCTGCCGTTATGGTTCGGCATCACTTCTGAGCAGCAGAGAGAGATTGTCGGCATCCTCAGCAAAACACTCGGGATGCAGCCCTAA
- a CDS encoding glycosyltransferase translates to MTLDGLVAQTFTAFQVVLLDDASSDDSVAIARSYQDRLNLRLIQTERNLGSRTPVTVS, encoded by the coding sequence CTGACACTAGATGGGCTGGTCGCACAGACGTTTACCGCTTTTCAGGTCGTACTGTTAGACGACGCGTCGTCCGACGACTCCGTTGCGATTGCTCGTAGCTACCAAGACCGTTTGAATTTGCGACTGATCCAAACTGAGCGGAACCTTGGATCTCGGACGCCCGTAACCGTCTCCTAG
- a CDS encoding aspartate kinase, with the protein MSDVNSSKISVEKIGGTSMTAFGDVLRHIVLHDPKRIYGRIYVVSAYSGVTNQLLEHKKTGERGIYALFAEGKGYQDALTDLAVSLKKLNAGYADIGLPLAVADAFIDHRIAQSREYLGAMQHVLASGYLNRKDVLLAAREVLASIGESHSAFNSVEILKANGVKAVLMDLAGFDDNEAWTIDERIANSFKDLDLANSVIVATGYTKGTEGIMREFDRGYSEVTFSKIAVEVRPAEAVIHKEFHLSSADPNLVGLENAIVVGATNYDVADQLADVGMEAIHPKAAKPMELAGIPIRLKNTFEPDHPGTLITKDFVGERARVEIVTGTDKVTLIEIHDPSMVGTVGFDANLMQVFCKHDISYILKATNANSIAHLVWDNQVTAELVAELEELYQVVTVKRSAIVCTIGSNIGIPGVLAKAAQALADVGVNVNCVSQTLRQVNMQFVIEREDYKTAVKALNMALCVNSGTPVPSV; encoded by the coding sequence ATGTCAGACGTAAACTCTTCCAAGATCTCTGTCGAGAAAATCGGCGGCACTTCCATGACCGCTTTTGGCGATGTGCTGCGTCACATCGTTTTGCACGACCCCAAACGCATTTACGGCCGCATTTACGTGGTGTCTGCCTACTCAGGTGTGACCAACCAGTTGCTGGAGCACAAAAAGACGGGTGAACGGGGCATCTATGCTTTGTTCGCCGAAGGCAAGGGCTACCAAGACGCCTTAACCGATTTGGCCGTCAGTTTGAAGAAACTCAACGCCGGATATGCCGATATCGGCCTGCCGCTGGCGGTGGCCGATGCGTTTATCGACCATCGCATTGCCCAATCCCGGGAATACCTGGGTGCCATGCAGCATGTGCTGGCCAGCGGCTATCTGAACCGCAAAGATGTGCTCTTGGCCGCCCGCGAAGTGCTGGCCTCCATCGGTGAGTCGCACAGCGCGTTCAACTCGGTCGAAATTCTCAAGGCCAATGGAGTAAAGGCCGTGCTGATGGACCTAGCTGGTTTTGATGACAACGAGGCTTGGACCATTGACGAGCGCATTGCTAACAGTTTCAAGGACCTGGACCTGGCCAACAGCGTGATTGTGGCTACGGGTTACACCAAGGGCACGGAAGGCATCATGCGGGAGTTCGACCGTGGCTACTCCGAGGTCACCTTCAGCAAGATCGCTGTCGAAGTGCGGCCAGCTGAGGCTGTGATCCACAAAGAGTTTCACCTGTCGTCGGCAGATCCCAATTTAGTTGGCTTGGAAAATGCCATCGTTGTGGGTGCGACCAACTATGACGTGGCCGACCAGTTGGCCGATGTGGGCATGGAAGCCATTCACCCTAAGGCTGCTAAGCCTATGGAGTTGGCGGGTATTCCGATCCGCTTAAAAAACACATTTGAGCCCGACCACCCCGGCACCTTGATTACCAAAGATTTTGTGGGCGAGCGCGCCCGCGTGGAAATTGTGACTGGCACCGATAAGGTCACCCTGATTGAGATCCACGACCCCAGCATGGTGGGCACTGTAGGCTTTGATGCCAACTTGATGCAGGTTTTTTGCAAGCATGACATCAGCTACATCCTGAAGGCTACTAACGCCAATTCCATCGCACATTTGGTGTGGGACAACCAAGTCACTGCCGAATTGGTGGCTGAATTGGAAGAGCTTTACCAAGTAGTGACGGTAAAGCGCAGCGCCATCGTTTGTACCATCGGCTCCAACATCGGGATTCCTGGTGTGCTGGCCAAAGCAGCGCAGGCGCTGGCGGATGTTGGGGTCAACGTGAACTGCGTATCACAGACTTTACGGCAAGTGAATATGCAGTTCGTGATCGAACGCGAGGACTACAAGACAGCCGTGAAAGCATTGAACATGGCGCTTTGTGTGAATTCTGGAACACCTGTGCCAAGCGTGTGA
- a CDS encoding XdhC family protein, translating to MESLDLRVLADALAWHQAGHAVTLVTVVETWGSAPRPSGALLALRDDGHLSGSVSGGCVEDDLIARTRASVRSGDTSTKSTPSMVTYGVSKDEAARFGLPCGGTLRLLQEPLMDTAWLKELLTRTAAHELVTRTVHLPTGRVTLTPGLRTSKARFTEHEWSSTFGPQWRLLLVGAGQLSQAVAHIATLLDFAVLICDPREEYASAWPHQSARVNHLPGMPDDVVRDMQPDAHTAIVALTHDPKLDDMALMEALKSNAFYVGALGSRRNQTARKARLGMHFGLSEIELSRLHGPVGLDIGAQTPAEIAVSIVAHIVEHKYCAGATLSANKTIAESSTRCCL from the coding sequence ATGGAAAGTTTAGATCTACGGGTGTTGGCCGATGCCCTTGCTTGGCATCAAGCGGGACACGCAGTGACCTTGGTCACCGTCGTGGAAACATGGGGCAGTGCCCCACGCCCATCGGGAGCCCTGCTTGCCCTTAGGGACGATGGGCATCTTAGCGGATCGGTATCAGGCGGATGCGTGGAAGACGACCTCATAGCGCGCACGCGCGCCTCGGTTCGCAGTGGAGATACCTCTACGAAGTCCACGCCTAGCATGGTGACCTATGGCGTCTCCAAAGACGAAGCTGCTCGCTTTGGCTTACCCTGTGGCGGCACCCTGCGATTACTGCAAGAACCTTTGATGGATACCGCTTGGCTCAAGGAACTATTAACCCGCACCGCCGCGCACGAATTAGTCACTCGCACCGTGCATCTTCCAACCGGTAGGGTCACCCTCACACCTGGGTTACGCACTAGCAAGGCAAGGTTCACGGAACATGAATGGAGTAGTACTTTTGGCCCCCAATGGCGCTTGCTGCTAGTAGGCGCGGGTCAGTTGTCTCAAGCTGTCGCGCACATCGCCACCTTGCTGGACTTTGCAGTACTAATCTGCGACCCACGCGAGGAATACGCTAGTGCATGGCCCCATCAGAGTGCCAGGGTAAACCACCTGCCCGGTATGCCCGATGACGTGGTGCGCGACATGCAACCCGATGCACATACCGCCATTGTGGCGCTCACCCATGATCCAAAACTGGACGATATGGCGTTGATGGAAGCACTGAAATCCAATGCCTTCTATGTAGGTGCTTTGGGCTCAAGACGGAACCAAACTGCGCGCAAAGCGCGTCTAGGCATGCACTTCGGACTGAGCGAAATTGAACTATCGCGCCTGCATGGCCCTGTGGGGCTTGACATAGGAGCCCAAACACCTGCCGAAATTGCAGTGTCTATCGTTGCCCACATCGTGGAGCACAAGTACTGTGCAGGTGCGACGCTTAGCGCAAATAAGACTATCGCTGAATCGTCAACCCGTTGCTGCCTTTGA
- a CDS encoding TetR/AcrR family transcriptional regulator, with amino-acid sequence MRSQRPTTLTRTRSLVGLRARSEQDKDLRRGDLVRAASELFAGSDFDGVTIAQVAQRAGVAKGTAYLYFSCKEALFLELVQTELLLWEQDLHTCLAPLSTECATNALAATIARTLAKRPTLGRLLVLLHPVIEPSLALDTARSFKEFLLAFIGRISALLATKVPELGATASVTFILQVHALVISVTQLAHPPAVIAAVLDHDPRLHPMRISFEPFMAETLSTLLRGTLQTQKQT; translated from the coding sequence TTGAGATCGCAACGTCCCACCACGCTCACCCGCACGCGCAGCTTGGTGGGCTTGCGCGCGCGCAGCGAACAAGACAAAGACTTGCGCCGGGGCGACCTCGTGCGGGCTGCGTCTGAGCTCTTTGCAGGGTCTGATTTTGATGGCGTAACCATCGCTCAAGTGGCACAACGAGCGGGCGTAGCCAAGGGCACCGCATATTTGTACTTCAGTTGCAAAGAAGCTTTGTTCTTGGAGTTGGTACAGACAGAACTACTGCTCTGGGAACAAGACTTACACACCTGTCTTGCCCCACTTTCGACAGAATGCGCGACCAACGCATTGGCCGCAACCATAGCCCGTACGCTGGCGAAGCGCCCAACCTTGGGGCGCTTGCTAGTGCTGCTTCACCCAGTAATTGAACCAAGCTTAGCATTGGACACTGCGCGTAGTTTCAAAGAGTTTTTGCTTGCGTTTATTGGACGAATCAGCGCTCTGCTAGCCACCAAAGTGCCTGAACTAGGGGCCACAGCGTCCGTCACTTTTATCTTGCAGGTGCATGCTCTTGTGATCAGCGTTACGCAACTCGCACACCCACCAGCTGTCATCGCAGCGGTCCTGGACCATGACCCACGCTTGCATCCTATGCGTATTTCGTTTGAGCCTTTTATGGCAGAAACCCTGTCCACTTTGCTGCGGGGCACACTGCAAACTCAAAAGCAGACATAA
- a CDS encoding xanthine dehydrogenase family protein molybdopterin-binding subunit, with amino-acid sequence MKRRTWILSALGATGALVVGWGVTPVRSRLGDGALMLPTEGDVALNGWIKVASDGSIILAMHRSDMGQGIHTALSMLVAEELDVPLARVRLEQAGADSIYGNVAMFVGSLPFHPLDAEEGKKTSTVRVGEWMVGKIARELGINATGGSSSVADAWQPLRQAAATARASLLEAAAAQWKVPASELKVQAGVLSHRSGKTGHYGEFAKGAAGLTPASVVLKDRATWTLIGKPALRPDVPSKTNGSAQFGIDVRQPGMLFASVRQAPMLGGTVQSLDSKAALAMPGVVKLVELPSIAGSTAGFAVVGKTTWHAKQAALAVEVKWAQRAQGALDTEKIKADLATQLKAESGFTFYEKGSVEKAEATANRIIEAKYSAPYLAHATMEPMNCTAQIKDGKVEIWVPTQVPGMARAVAAKVAGVDVESVTLHVTLLGGGFGRRLEVDFVGQAVQVAMQCEGKPVQLIWSREEDTTHDFYRPMHVADMRAAMGADGKVASLRIKSAGDTITPRWMERGLPALAGPIDMPDKTASEGLFDLPYGFANQHMSHVATRMGVPIGFWRSVGHSHNAFFSESFVDELAAQTKQDPVAFRAALLTEAPRYLAVLQLAAEKAKWGSPLPSGHARGIALHESFGSIVAEVAEVSLQDGKPRVHRVVCAIDCGTVVNPNTVAQQMESGVIFALSAALYGKIDIKEGEVQQSNFPTYPVVMLAHAPVVETYIVPSERSPAGVGEPAVPPLAPAVANALFALTGQRQRALPLAA; translated from the coding sequence ATGAAGCGCCGTACTTGGATCCTGAGCGCCCTGGGCGCGACAGGGGCACTGGTGGTGGGTTGGGGCGTCACCCCTGTCCGTTCGCGCTTGGGTGATGGCGCATTGATGCTTCCGACCGAAGGCGATGTGGCCCTGAACGGCTGGATCAAGGTGGCTAGTGATGGCAGCATCATCCTCGCCATGCACCGAAGTGACATGGGCCAAGGCATTCACACCGCTCTGTCTATGTTGGTCGCCGAAGAGCTGGATGTGCCGTTGGCGCGTGTGCGCTTAGAACAAGCGGGAGCTGACTCTATCTACGGAAACGTGGCCATGTTTGTAGGCAGCCTTCCCTTTCACCCACTGGACGCAGAAGAAGGCAAAAAGACCAGCACCGTGCGCGTGGGTGAGTGGATGGTGGGCAAGATTGCGCGCGAGCTTGGCATCAACGCTACTGGCGGCTCATCCAGCGTGGCGGACGCCTGGCAGCCGCTGCGCCAGGCTGCAGCCACCGCCCGTGCCAGCCTACTAGAGGCTGCAGCGGCACAATGGAAGGTGCCTGCCTCAGAGCTCAAGGTACAAGCAGGTGTACTTAGCCACCGCTCAGGAAAAACGGGCCATTACGGTGAATTTGCTAAAGGCGCCGCGGGTCTGACACCCGCCAGCGTGGTTCTGAAAGACCGCGCGACTTGGACTTTGATTGGAAAGCCTGCACTGCGCCCTGACGTACCGTCCAAAACCAATGGATCGGCCCAGTTTGGAATTGACGTGCGTCAGCCTGGCATGCTGTTCGCATCCGTACGTCAAGCGCCCATGCTAGGCGGCACTGTGCAGTCGCTCGATAGCAAAGCAGCACTGGCCATGCCAGGTGTCGTCAAGTTGGTTGAGTTACCTTCTATTGCGGGGTCAACCGCTGGGTTTGCTGTGGTTGGCAAAACCACTTGGCATGCCAAGCAGGCGGCACTGGCAGTAGAAGTGAAGTGGGCGCAACGTGCACAAGGAGCCTTGGACACAGAAAAAATCAAGGCCGACCTCGCCACGCAGCTCAAAGCAGAATCGGGGTTCACGTTCTACGAAAAAGGCTCTGTAGAAAAAGCGGAGGCCACCGCAAACCGCATCATTGAGGCGAAATACTCCGCACCTTACCTCGCCCATGCCACCATGGAACCCATGAATTGCACTGCGCAAATCAAGGACGGCAAAGTAGAGATTTGGGTACCGACCCAAGTACCTGGCATGGCACGCGCTGTGGCAGCCAAAGTGGCTGGGGTGGACGTGGAGAGTGTCACCTTGCACGTCACACTGCTTGGAGGCGGCTTTGGTCGCCGCTTGGAGGTGGATTTCGTGGGTCAAGCGGTGCAAGTGGCCATGCAATGCGAAGGCAAACCCGTGCAACTCATTTGGTCTAGGGAAGAAGACACCACCCACGACTTCTACCGTCCTATGCACGTCGCCGATATGCGGGCCGCAATGGGAGCGGACGGCAAAGTTGCAAGCTTGCGCATCAAGTCGGCTGGGGACACGATCACCCCGCGATGGATGGAACGCGGCCTGCCCGCGCTGGCTGGCCCCATCGACATGCCGGACAAAACTGCGTCAGAAGGTCTGTTTGACTTACCTTATGGCTTTGCCAATCAACACATGTCCCATGTAGCTACCCGCATGGGTGTTCCCATTGGGTTTTGGCGCTCAGTGGGCCACTCGCATAACGCATTTTTTTCGGAAAGTTTTGTGGACGAGCTCGCTGCGCAAACCAAGCAAGACCCAGTTGCTTTTCGCGCGGCTTTGTTGACTGAAGCACCCCGCTACTTGGCTGTCTTGCAACTCGCTGCTGAAAAAGCGAAATGGGGCAGTCCGCTGCCATCTGGTCACGCGCGCGGAATCGCCCTGCATGAATCATTTGGGTCCATCGTGGCGGAAGTGGCGGAGGTGTCCCTGCAAGATGGCAAGCCACGGGTCCACCGCGTGGTGTGTGCCATCGACTGCGGCACCGTGGTCAACCCCAACACCGTGGCACAACAAATGGAGAGTGGCGTCATCTTCGCACTCAGCGCTGCACTGTACGGCAAGATCGACATCAAGGAAGGGGAGGTACAGCAAAGCAACTTCCCCACCTATCCGGTCGTTATGCTGGCGCATGCTCCGGTCGTGGAAACCTATATCGTGCCCAGTGAACGCTCGCCTGCTGGCGTCGGTGAGCCCGCCGTACCTCCACTGGCACCCGCAGTAGCCAACGCTTTGTTTGCACTCACGGGGCAACGTCAACGCGCCTTACCTTTGGCCGCTTAG
- a CDS encoding (2Fe-2S)-binding protein, which translates to MELNINGQSVTTEVDPNMPLLWVLRDELNMTGTKFGCGVAACGACTVHINGQAVRSCVMPVSAVAGAKIRTIESLGSPNQQHALQAAWIAEQVPQCGYCQSGMLMAAAALLERKPKPTDADIDEAMTNICRCGTYQRVRAAIHRAAATTAATSGVTA; encoded by the coding sequence ATGGAACTGAACATCAACGGACAAAGTGTGACAACTGAGGTCGATCCCAACATGCCATTACTGTGGGTGCTGCGCGACGAACTCAACATGACCGGTACCAAGTTTGGATGCGGCGTGGCCGCCTGCGGCGCTTGCACGGTACACATCAATGGGCAAGCGGTGCGCTCCTGTGTAATGCCTGTCTCCGCAGTGGCCGGTGCCAAGATTCGCACCATAGAGTCTTTAGGGTCTCCCAACCAGCAGCATGCCTTACAAGCCGCTTGGATTGCTGAGCAAGTGCCGCAATGCGGCTATTGCCAAAGCGGCATGCTCATGGCCGCCGCTGCCTTGCTCGAGCGCAAGCCCAAGCCTACCGATGCGGATATTGATGAGGCCATGACCAATATATGCCGCTGTGGAACCTACCAACGCGTGCGCGCCGCGATTCACCGCGCCGCTGCAACAACAGCAGCCACTTCGGGAGTCACAGCATGA
- a CDS encoding nucleotidyltransferase family protein has protein sequence MPTVIVLASGRGARFAASGGTVHKLKARLGGVSVLDRTLAAVRGSGLPWLLEQSGLPGMGDTIAAGIRATRDAHGWLVLPGDLPLVQAETLRFVAAALVHHAVVVPVYRGQRGHPVGFAPSCREQLLGLQGDQGAAGVVRAHPAIELVVNDAGVSFDIDTLKDLERAEIALALSGTLL, from the coding sequence ATGCCAACCGTCATCGTATTGGCGTCAGGGCGTGGTGCCCGATTTGCAGCCTCAGGTGGGACTGTTCATAAGTTGAAGGCGCGTCTGGGCGGTGTGTCGGTGTTGGATAGAACCTTGGCAGCGGTGAGAGGCAGTGGTCTTCCTTGGCTTCTTGAACAAAGCGGGTTGCCTGGCATGGGGGACACCATCGCCGCAGGGATCCGTGCGACGCGTGATGCCCATGGATGGCTTGTACTACCCGGTGATCTGCCCTTGGTCCAAGCGGAGACCCTGCGCTTCGTGGCAGCGGCTTTGGTCCATCATGCTGTGGTGGTGCCCGTGTACCGCGGGCAACGGGGGCACCCGGTTGGCTTTGCCCCAAGCTGCCGCGAGCAATTGTTGGGGTTACAGGGCGATCAGGGTGCTGCCGGCGTTGTACGGGCGCACCCTGCTATTGAATTGGTAGTGAATGACGCTGGAGTCTCCTTTGATATTGATACGCTTAAGGACCTTGAGCGTGCAGAAATCGCCTTGGCTCTCTCAGGGACTTTGCTCTGA
- a CDS encoding PQQ-dependent sugar dehydrogenase, with amino-acid sequence MQANLSRYARALLWTLALCLGSSVKAQSLETVASGLRNPWSLAFLPEGRFLVTLRGGELVVIEANGTLRPAIAGVPKVAAGGQGGLLDVLLDSDFERNRALFFCFSEPAADGRSGTAVARATLSADRQGLNDVAVIFRQHPKTSGNLHYGCRMAWGRPQGQLDGTLFVAMGERYKSMDDAQRLNNHMGKVIRIKKDGSVPPDNPLNNAQAKAQGALPEIWSWGHRNPQGLITTADGQLWEHEHGPQGGDEVNLIEPSTNYGWPVITYGENYGGGKIGAGITSWHGMAQPAHVWVPSIAPSGVALVTSDRYGPIWKGSLIIGSLKFADLYRVPLLPQGASPGRDPGALKLKVGQRVRDVRQGPDGYLYLVTDDPEGRLLRVVPRP; translated from the coding sequence ATGCAAGCAAACCTTAGCAGATACGCTAGAGCACTTCTCTGGACTCTCGCTCTATGTTTGGGTAGCAGTGTTAAAGCACAAAGTTTGGAGACAGTCGCGTCTGGATTGCGAAATCCTTGGTCCTTGGCTTTCTTGCCGGAAGGGCGGTTTTTGGTCACGCTGCGAGGGGGGGAACTTGTCGTCATAGAGGCCAATGGCACTCTGCGGCCCGCGATTGCGGGTGTGCCTAAGGTGGCAGCAGGCGGGCAGGGCGGTTTGCTGGATGTCTTGCTGGATAGTGACTTCGAACGCAATCGCGCGCTCTTCTTTTGTTTTTCTGAGCCCGCTGCTGATGGCCGCAGTGGTACCGCAGTTGCACGTGCCACCTTGTCTGCCGACCGGCAAGGCTTAAACGATGTAGCGGTCATCTTTCGCCAACATCCTAAAACCAGCGGCAACCTGCACTACGGATGTCGCATGGCTTGGGGACGTCCTCAAGGCCAACTGGATGGCACACTGTTTGTGGCAATGGGGGAACGTTACAAGAGCATGGACGATGCGCAGCGACTCAACAATCACATGGGCAAGGTCATACGCATCAAGAAGGATGGGTCGGTTCCCCCAGACAATCCGCTAAACAATGCGCAAGCGAAAGCCCAAGGCGCGCTGCCTGAAATCTGGAGTTGGGGCCATCGCAATCCGCAAGGTTTGATCACCACTGCCGACGGGCAACTCTGGGAGCATGAGCATGGCCCGCAGGGCGGGGATGAGGTCAACTTGATTGAGCCAAGCACAAACTATGGCTGGCCGGTCATCACCTACGGGGAAAACTACGGCGGGGGCAAGATAGGCGCAGGCATTACCTCTTGGCATGGCATGGCGCAGCCTGCGCATGTATGGGTACCCTCGATTGCCCCCTCCGGAGTGGCACTGGTCACCAGTGACCGTTATGGCCCAATCTGGAAGGGGTCGCTCATCATCGGCTCGCTCAAATTTGCAGATCTGTATCGCGTACCGCTTTTGCCCCAAGGTGCGAGCCCGGGTCGCGATCCGGGCGCGCTGAAGCTCAAGGTGGGCCAGCGCGTGCGTGATGTGAGGCAAGGGCCAGATGGGTACTTGTATCTTGTCACGGATGACCCAGAGGGGCGTCTGCTGCGCGTCGTGCCACGGCCTTAA
- a CDS encoding ABC transporter substrate-binding protein codes for MRLKVLALAAAMAFGASALQAKTFKWSSASDIATWDIHSQNNALQNGIHAAVYESFVYYNSKTFKIEPVLATSWKEISPTQMRFTLRAGVKFHDGSPLTTDDAVFSIERAMMPTSNFTPYIQGVDKVVKVNATTFDVISKTPNPVLLNQMTELRVMSKAWAEKNKSVAPKDIKTQEENFAHRNANGTGPYMLKEWLPDQKLVLTQNKAWWGKADTNVTEIVYTPVKAVATRMAALLSGEVDLVLDPSPQDLPRVRANADLKVMDGVENRTIFFGMDQFRDELVGSNVKGKNPLKDVRVRKALYQAIDADAITRVTMRGLGQPTGAIVAPQVNGWTEAVHKRYPFDVAAAQKLLADAGYKDGFEVDFACPNNRYINDEQICQAVTAMWSRIGVKAKLRTLPLVTYFPMIQRNEASIYMLGWGVPTFDALYSLQSLVRTVGAGGDGNYNVGRYSNPQMDALIERTKKETDLKLRTELLTKALQLHNDDVANIPLHNQVIPWAMKKNVEVVHRADNRLDWRLVKVK; via the coding sequence ATGAGACTCAAGGTACTAGCTCTCGCTGCAGCCATGGCTTTTGGAGCAAGCGCGTTGCAAGCCAAAACATTCAAATGGTCCAGCGCTAGCGACATTGCGACTTGGGACATCCACTCCCAAAACAATGCATTGCAAAACGGCATCCATGCGGCGGTGTACGAAAGCTTTGTGTACTACAACAGCAAGACCTTCAAAATTGAACCCGTTTTGGCAACTTCGTGGAAAGAGATCAGCCCAACCCAAATGCGCTTCACTCTGCGCGCGGGTGTGAAGTTTCATGACGGCAGTCCACTGACCACAGACGACGCTGTATTCTCCATTGAGCGGGCCATGATGCCCACCTCCAATTTCACGCCCTACATTCAAGGGGTGGACAAAGTTGTGAAGGTCAACGCCACCACGTTTGACGTGATTTCCAAGACACCTAACCCCGTGCTGCTCAACCAAATGACTGAGCTGCGCGTGATGAGCAAGGCTTGGGCCGAAAAGAACAAGTCCGTTGCACCCAAGGACATCAAGACCCAAGAAGAAAACTTTGCCCACCGCAACGCGAATGGCACGGGTCCTTACATGCTCAAAGAGTGGCTGCCAGACCAAAAGTTGGTGCTGACTCAAAACAAAGCATGGTGGGGCAAGGCAGATACCAATGTGACGGAAATCGTCTACACCCCGGTAAAGGCAGTTGCAACACGTATGGCAGCCCTGTTGTCTGGCGAAGTTGACTTGGTGTTAGACCCAAGTCCACAAGACTTGCCGCGCGTGCGTGCCAATGCCGACTTGAAGGTGATGGATGGTGTCGAAAACCGCACCATATTTTTCGGTATGGACCAGTTCCGTGATGAGTTGGTCGGAAGCAACGTCAAGGGCAAAAACCCCTTGAAAGATGTGCGCGTTCGCAAGGCGCTGTACCAAGCGATTGATGCCGATGCCATTACCCGTGTGACTATGCGCGGTCTAGGCCAGCCCACTGGAGCCATTGTGGCGCCTCAAGTCAATGGATGGACTGAAGCCGTGCACAAGCGCTATCCGTTTGACGTCGCTGCCGCCCAAAAGTTGCTTGCGGATGCAGGTTACAAAGATGGCTTTGAAGTGGACTTTGCTTGCCCCAACAACCGTTACATCAACGATGAGCAAATTTGCCAGGCCGTTACCGCGATGTGGTCCCGCATTGGCGTGAAAGCCAAGTTGCGCACGCTGCCTTTGGTGACCTACTTCCCCATGATTCAGCGCAATGAAGCCAGCATTTACATGCTGGGCTGGGGTGTGCCAACGTTTGACGCTTTGTACAGCTTGCAATCTTTGGTCCGCACGGTGGGCGCAGGGGGTGACGGCAACTACAACGTGGGACGCTACAGCAACCCCCAAATGGACGCTCTGATCGAACGCACCAAGAAGGAAACCGACTTGAAATTGCGTACCGAGCTGCTGACCAAGGCCTTGCAGTTGCATAACGATGATGTTGCCAACATCCCTTTGCATAACCAAGTGATCCCTTGGGCAATGAAGAAGAACGTTGAAGTGGTGCACCGTGCAGACAACCGTCTGGACTGGCGCCTCGTCAAAGTTAAGTAA